In Rhodanobacter denitrificans, a single window of DNA contains:
- a CDS encoding FAD-containing oxidoreductase: MNRRFDAIIVGAGQAGPPLANRLTRAGRSVALVERKLFGGTCVNTGCMPTKTLVASARAAHMARRAADFGVVLTGTVGIDMARVKARADTVIANARHGVRTWLDGMDGCTVIEGHAQFEDAHTLRVGDERLAAPQIFLNVGGRAAVPDMPGLHGIPYLTNTSILGLDRVPAHLLIVGGSYIGLEYAQMYRRFGARVTVLEKGPQLIGREDADVSTAVRGILEGEGIDIRTGVAELAFAGAGETLAVTLDGERLACSHVLVAVGRVPNTDDLGLDQAGVATDARGYITVDDELRTNVPGIWALGDCNGRGAFTHTAYNDFEMVAADLLDGEHRKLSERVSGYALYIDPPLGRVGINEAQARERGRPFLVGKRPMSRVGRAVERDETQGFMKVIIDADTKAILGAAILGIEGDEAIHGIIDMMSVDATATQLQHTVPIHPTVSELLPTLIAEVHAPGG; encoded by the coding sequence ATGAACCGCCGCTTCGACGCGATCATTGTCGGCGCCGGCCAGGCCGGCCCGCCGCTGGCGAACCGGCTGACCCGGGCCGGCCGGTCGGTGGCGCTGGTCGAGCGCAAGCTGTTCGGCGGTACCTGCGTCAACACCGGCTGCATGCCGACCAAGACTCTGGTGGCCAGTGCGCGCGCCGCGCACATGGCCCGTCGCGCGGCCGATTTCGGCGTGGTGCTGACGGGCACGGTGGGCATCGACATGGCCAGGGTCAAGGCGCGTGCCGATACCGTCATCGCGAACGCGCGGCACGGCGTGCGCACGTGGCTGGACGGCATGGACGGCTGCACGGTGATCGAAGGCCATGCGCAGTTCGAGGACGCGCACACCCTGCGCGTGGGCGACGAACGGCTCGCCGCGCCGCAGATCTTCCTGAATGTCGGCGGCCGCGCGGCGGTGCCGGACATGCCCGGCCTGCACGGCATCCCGTACCTCACCAATACCTCGATCCTGGGCCTGGACCGCGTGCCGGCGCACCTGCTGATCGTCGGCGGCAGCTACATCGGGCTGGAGTACGCGCAGATGTACCGCCGCTTCGGCGCCCGCGTCACCGTGCTGGAAAAAGGCCCGCAGCTGATCGGGCGCGAGGACGCGGACGTGTCGACGGCGGTGCGCGGAATCCTGGAAGGCGAAGGCATCGACATCCGCACCGGCGTCGCCGAGCTCGCGTTCGCGGGCGCCGGCGAAACGCTCGCGGTGACGCTCGACGGCGAGCGGCTCGCCTGCAGCCACGTGCTGGTGGCGGTGGGGCGCGTGCCGAACACCGACGACCTCGGCCTCGACCAGGCCGGCGTGGCGACGGATGCGCGCGGCTACATCACCGTCGACGACGAGCTGCGCACCAACGTGCCCGGCATCTGGGCGCTGGGCGACTGCAACGGCCGCGGCGCGTTCACGCATACCGCGTACAACGACTTCGAGATGGTCGCGGCGGACCTGCTCGACGGCGAGCACCGCAAGCTCAGCGAACGCGTCAGCGGCTACGCGCTGTATATCGACCCGCCGCTGGGCCGCGTCGGCATCAACGAGGCGCAGGCGCGCGAGCGCGGCCGTCCGTTCCTGGTCGGCAAGCGGCCGATGAGCCGGGTCGGCCGCGCGGTGGAGAGGGACGAGACGCAGGGTTTTATGAAGGTGATCATCGACGCCGACACGAAGGCGATCCTCGGCGCCGCGATCCTCGGCATCGAGGGCGACGAGGCGATCCACGGCATCATCGACATGATGAGCGTGGACGCCACCGCCACGCAGCTGCAGCACACGGTGCCGATCCACCCGACCGTGTCGGAACTCCTTCCCACGCTGATCGCGGAAGTGCATGCGCCGGGCGGGTAG
- a CDS encoding helix-turn-helix domain-containing protein, with protein sequence MNEGVGEARGVLRHAPVAGVFHHARIAPPPALAGVVQHYWIVRWDLQDGPPQLRETLPHPNVHLVCEAGGSRIHGIHTDRFSTTLEGRGGVFGVKFRPGGFRGFLRQPVSALRNRSIPPQQVFGENAARLEAILHAQPHDERMVTLASDFLAARLPPPDAQALRVGEVVDAIATDRSIRTLDDVTSRWPLTPRTLQRWFNQYVGIGPKWVINRYRMHEALQRVDAGDAVDWLRLALELGYFDQAHFIRDFRALVGCPPAEYARRGRAG encoded by the coding sequence ATGAACGAGGGCGTCGGCGAGGCTCGCGGCGTGCTGCGCCATGCGCCGGTGGCGGGCGTGTTCCATCATGCGCGTATCGCGCCACCGCCCGCACTGGCCGGCGTGGTGCAGCACTACTGGATCGTGCGCTGGGACCTGCAGGACGGCCCGCCGCAGCTGCGCGAAACCCTGCCGCACCCGAACGTACACCTGGTGTGCGAAGCCGGCGGCAGCCGCATCCACGGCATTCACACCGACCGTTTCAGCACCACGCTGGAAGGGCGCGGCGGCGTGTTCGGCGTGAAGTTCCGTCCCGGCGGGTTCCGCGGCTTCCTGCGGCAGCCGGTGTCCGCATTGCGCAACCGATCGATCCCGCCGCAACAGGTGTTCGGCGAGAATGCGGCGCGGCTGGAGGCGATCCTGCACGCGCAGCCGCACGACGAACGCATGGTGACGCTGGCCAGCGACTTCCTCGCCGCCCGCCTGCCGCCGCCCGATGCGCAGGCGCTGCGCGTGGGCGAAGTGGTGGACGCCATCGCCACGGATCGCAGCATCCGTACCCTCGACGACGTGACCTCGCGCTGGCCGCTGACTCCGCGCACGCTGCAGCGATGGTTCAACCAGTACGTAGGCATCGGCCCGAAGTGGGTGATCAACCGCTACCGCATGCACGAAGCGCTGCAGCGTGTCGATGCCGGTGACGCGGTGGACTGGTTGCGGCTGGCGCTGGAGCTGGGCTACTTCGACCAGGCGCATTTCATCCGCGACTTCAGGGCGCTGGTGGGGTGTCCGCCGGCGGAATATGCACGGCGGGGGCGGGCGGGCTGA
- a CDS encoding GGDEF domain-containing protein: MHFDLFTLGVIGAAIGIAISISFTLLGLVLRGLPALRIWATAFWVITAAALTQGLNENGSLLSTVVGGGLIALANALMLMGIAIHLRYPLRWRWPLAVVGLFVACQVDVYLSPPTQTVSALMFGGYSVVWDAWMVWVLLWRSPRDMRSTCSFTALIFIIDALFYLLRSVVVLFPQLLAHSPLDELLTTWNYLFGILSSFLLSTGFTLMLAERLTLDLRRLARTDGLTGLLNRSALIEAGARLVDACRARGQGCSVLMFDLDHFKSINDNWGHAAGDAVLIHFVAVIRSVGLPRGTLFARYGGEEFMLLLPAIEPARAAALAERMRTAVAAAPAVFEGSRIDITTSVGGATAVDANVEQLVNAADVALYRAKHQGRNQVAWNSEA; this comes from the coding sequence ATGCACTTCGACCTCTTTACGCTCGGCGTCATCGGCGCGGCCATCGGCATCGCCATCTCGATAAGTTTCACCCTGCTCGGGCTGGTGCTGCGCGGCCTGCCGGCGCTGCGCATCTGGGCCACCGCGTTCTGGGTCATAACCGCCGCCGCGCTTACCCAGGGGCTGAACGAAAACGGCAGCCTGCTCTCCACGGTCGTGGGCGGCGGCCTGATCGCGCTGGCCAACGCGCTGATGCTGATGGGCATCGCCATCCACCTGCGCTACCCGCTGCGCTGGCGCTGGCCGCTGGCGGTGGTGGGTCTGTTCGTCGCCTGCCAGGTCGACGTTTACCTGTCGCCGCCGACGCAGACGGTCTCGGCGCTGATGTTCGGCGGCTACAGCGTGGTCTGGGACGCGTGGATGGTCTGGGTGCTGCTGTGGCGCTCGCCGCGGGACATGCGCAGCACCTGCAGCTTCACCGCGCTGATCTTCATCATCGACGCGCTGTTCTACCTGCTGCGTTCGGTGGTGGTGCTGTTTCCGCAACTGCTCGCGCACTCGCCGCTCGACGAACTGCTCACTACCTGGAATTACCTGTTCGGCATCCTGTCCTCGTTCCTGCTGAGCACCGGGTTCACCCTGATGCTGGCCGAGCGGCTGACCCTGGACCTGCGCCGGCTGGCGCGTACCGACGGGCTCACCGGCCTGCTCAATCGCAGCGCGCTGATCGAGGCGGGCGCCCGCCTGGTGGACGCCTGTCGCGCGCGCGGGCAGGGCTGCAGCGTGCTGATGTTCGACCTGGACCACTTCAAGTCAATCAACGACAACTGGGGCCACGCCGCGGGCGACGCGGTGCTCATCCATTTCGTCGCGGTGATCCGCAGCGTGGGACTGCCGCGCGGCACCCTGTTCGCGCGCTACGGAGGCGAGGAGTTCATGCTGTTGCTGCCCGCCATCGAGCCTGCGCGTGCCGCCGCGCTCGCCGAGCGCATGCGCACCGCCGTGGCGGCGGCACCGGCGGTGTTCGAAGGCAGCCGCATCGACATCACCACCAGTGTGGGCGGGGCCACTGCCGTCGACGCGAACGTCGAGCAATTGGTGAATGCCGCCGATGTCGCGCTGTATCGGGCCAAGCACCAGGGCCGCAATCAGGTGGCGTGGAATTCCGAGGCGTAA
- a CDS encoding RNA polymerase sigma factor, with protein sequence MDRTAQARRAADAVVRRSYGKLVAFLAAALHDVAAAEDALSEAFATALADWPRNGCPANPEAWLLTVARRKGIDRFRQHRNGEAAAVQLRILAEIEESAVTEGDDAAIPDRRLALLFTCAHPAIDAGIRAPLMLQVVLGLDAKAIAAAFLASPEAMGKRLGRAKQKIRQAGIPFVVPTRDELAGRLDGVLEAIYAAFAEGWSDPGGTDAIRRDLTAEALFLARLVVELLPQEPEALGLLACMLHAEARRAARRSATGDYVPLAEQDVARWDAAMIDEAEALLLRASRLGRIGRYQLEAALQSAHVERRRSGRTDWAPEVQLYDALLALCDSPVVALNRALAIAEVQGPQAALALVDALAANGRLVDYQPYWAARAALLARTHACREARQAYDIAIGLAADPAVRRFLQDRQAALPH encoded by the coding sequence TTGGATCGCACCGCGCAGGCACGTCGTGCGGCGGATGCGGTGGTCCGCCGCAGCTACGGCAAGCTCGTCGCCTTCCTGGCCGCTGCCCTGCATGACGTGGCAGCGGCTGAGGATGCCTTGTCCGAGGCGTTTGCCACGGCCCTGGCGGACTGGCCGCGCAACGGCTGCCCCGCGAATCCGGAAGCCTGGCTGCTGACCGTGGCCAGGCGCAAGGGGATCGACCGGTTCCGGCAGCATCGCAACGGCGAGGCGGCGGCCGTGCAGTTGCGCATCCTCGCCGAGATCGAGGAGAGCGCGGTGACGGAAGGGGACGATGCGGCCATCCCGGATCGGCGCCTCGCGCTGCTGTTTACCTGCGCGCATCCGGCCATCGACGCCGGCATCCGCGCGCCGCTGATGCTGCAGGTGGTGCTTGGGCTGGATGCGAAGGCGATCGCCGCGGCGTTCCTCGCCTCGCCGGAGGCGATGGGCAAGCGGCTGGGGCGGGCGAAGCAGAAGATCCGGCAGGCCGGCATCCCCTTTGTCGTGCCGACGCGCGACGAACTGGCCGGGCGGCTGGACGGCGTGCTGGAAGCCATCTACGCCGCCTTCGCCGAAGGCTGGAGCGATCCCGGCGGCACCGACGCGATCCGCCGCGACCTCACCGCGGAGGCGCTGTTCCTCGCCCGGCTGGTGGTCGAGCTGCTGCCGCAGGAGCCGGAAGCGCTGGGCCTGCTGGCCTGCATGCTGCACGCGGAAGCGCGCCGTGCCGCGCGCCGCTCGGCGACGGGCGACTACGTGCCGCTGGCCGAACAGGATGTCGCGCGGTGGGATGCGGCGATGATCGACGAAGCCGAGGCGCTGCTGCTGCGCGCCAGCCGGCTGGGCCGTATCGGCCGCTACCAGCTCGAAGCCGCGCTGCAGTCGGCGCATGTCGAGCGTCGCCGCAGCGGCCGCACCGACTGGGCGCCGGAGGTGCAGCTCTACGACGCGCTGCTGGCGCTGTGCGACTCGCCGGTGGTCGCGCTCAACCGCGCGCTGGCCATCGCGGAAGTGCAGGGTCCGCAGGCCGCGCTCGCGCTCGTCGACGCGCTCGCCGCTAATGGCCGGCTCGTCGATTATCAGCCCTACTGGGCGGCGCGAGCGGCGCTGCTGGCCCGGACGCACGCCTGCCGCGAGGCGCGGCAGGCCTACGACATCGCGATCGGCCTCGCCGCCGATCCCGCCGTGCGCCGCTTCCTGCAGGATCGCCAGGCCGCGTTGCCGCACTGA
- a CDS encoding winged helix-turn-helix transcriptional regulator: MGEHEPATSRRPDTANAAPAPVPVASMVESIVGCKWSIRLLQLCAEGNHRPSALLRACTGLSAKVMNERLRKMTRFGIMHRTVHGEKPPVEVEYRLTPFGRRFMGILEEVQRLQQAVECGAIGKTGEAAEKTRRGNA, encoded by the coding sequence ATGGGCGAACACGAACCCGCGACCAGCAGGCGGCCGGACACGGCGAACGCCGCTCCCGCGCCTGTTCCCGTCGCATCGATGGTCGAAAGCATCGTCGGCTGCAAATGGTCGATCCGGCTGCTGCAGCTCTGCGCGGAAGGAAACCATCGCCCCAGCGCGCTGCTGCGCGCCTGCACGGGGCTCTCCGCCAAGGTGATGAACGAGCGCCTGCGCAAGATGACCCGCTTCGGCATCATGCACCGCACCGTGCACGGCGAGAAGCCGCCGGTCGAGGTGGAATACCGGCTGACGCCGTTCGGCCGCCGCTTCATGGGCATACTCGAAGAGGTGCAGCGGCTGCAGCAGGCGGTCGAGTGCGGCGCGATCGGAAAAACCGGCGAAGCCGCGGAAAAGACGCGGCGGGGAAACGCCTGA
- a CDS encoding MFS transporter codes for MNQPTEASGSATAKTPSVLRRIPAGIWALGLVSMLMDTSSEMIHALLPVYLVDVLGASALAVGFIEGIAEATAAITKVFSGALSDWLGRRKLLVAIGYGLAAFTKPVFPLAGTLDWVVAARFVDRIGKGIRGAPRDALIADLAPAELRGASFGLRQSLDTTGAFLGPALAIMLMWLTADNIPLVFWFAVLPGFAAFALVVFGVRDARGDKEGKPARAPWSRAELARLPPLYWGVVAIAAVFTLARFSEAFLVLRAQELGLGLVLIPLVLVVMNVVYALSSYPVGVLADRFDRGALLGLGVLVLVASDLALAFVGGLAGLALGVTLWGLHMGMTQGLLAALVADAAPANLRGTAYGVFNLVSGLALLAASVVAGELWDAFGSHATFLAGACFAVVALLALVPVAQRVRRNRPAPG; via the coding sequence ATGAACCAGCCCACGGAAGCATCCGGCAGCGCCACGGCGAAAACGCCTTCCGTGCTGCGCCGGATCCCGGCCGGCATCTGGGCACTCGGCCTGGTCTCGATGCTGATGGACACCTCCTCGGAGATGATCCACGCGCTGCTGCCGGTGTACCTGGTCGACGTGCTCGGCGCCTCGGCGCTCGCGGTCGGCTTCATCGAAGGCATCGCCGAAGCCACCGCGGCGATCACCAAGGTGTTCTCCGGCGCGCTGTCGGACTGGCTGGGCCGACGCAAGCTGCTGGTGGCGATCGGCTACGGCCTGGCCGCATTCACCAAGCCGGTCTTTCCACTGGCGGGCACGCTCGACTGGGTGGTCGCCGCACGTTTCGTGGACCGCATCGGCAAGGGCATTCGCGGTGCGCCACGCGATGCGCTGATCGCCGACCTGGCACCGGCCGAACTGCGCGGCGCCTCGTTCGGCCTGCGCCAGTCGCTCGACACGACCGGTGCGTTCCTCGGCCCCGCGCTGGCGATCATGCTGATGTGGCTGACCGCCGACAACATTCCGCTGGTGTTCTGGTTCGCGGTGCTGCCGGGCTTCGCCGCGTTCGCGCTGGTGGTGTTCGGCGTACGCGACGCGCGGGGCGACAAGGAGGGAAAACCCGCGCGCGCGCCATGGTCGCGCGCCGAGCTGGCACGCCTGCCGCCGCTGTACTGGGGCGTGGTGGCGATCGCCGCGGTGTTCACCCTGGCCCGTTTCAGCGAGGCCTTCCTGGTGTTGCGCGCGCAGGAACTGGGGCTGGGGCTGGTGCTGATCCCGCTGGTGCTGGTGGTGATGAACGTGGTGTACGCGCTGTCGTCCTACCCGGTCGGCGTGCTGGCTGACCGCTTCGACCGCGGGGCGCTGCTCGGGCTGGGTGTGCTGGTACTGGTGGCGTCGGACCTGGCGCTGGCCTTTGTCGGCGGGCTGGCCGGGCTGGCGCTGGGCGTGACGCTGTGGGGCCTGCACATGGGCATGACCCAGGGCCTGCTGGCCGCGCTGGTCGCCGACGCCGCGCCGGCCAACCTGCGCGGCACTGCGTACGGCGTGTTCAATCTGGTGAGCGGACTGGCCCTGCTGGCGGCCAGCGTGGTGGCCGGCGAGTTGTGGGATGCGTTCGGCTCGCACGCCACCTTCCTCGCCGGCGCCTGTTTCGCGGTCGTGGCGCTGCTCGCACTGGTGCCGGTGGCGCAGCGGGTGCGCCGGAACCGGCCCGCGCCGGGCTGA
- a CDS encoding DUF3224 domain-containing protein — protein MHAAGNFNVKIQPQTPDNPQARASGLGRLSLDKQFHGDLDATSQGEMLAAGDGTISGAYVALEKVSGKLHGRSGSFVLVHRALMVDGTPQEWSVAVVPGSGTGELAGLDGAMTITLAGAKHSYNLSYTLPGHCTA, from the coding sequence ATGCACGCCGCCGGCAACTTCAACGTCAAGATACAACCGCAGACCCCCGACAACCCCCAGGCCAGGGCCTCCGGCCTCGGCCGCCTGTCGCTGGACAAGCAGTTCCATGGCGACCTCGACGCCACCAGCCAGGGCGAGATGCTGGCGGCGGGCGACGGCACCATTTCCGGCGCCTACGTGGCGCTGGAAAAAGTCAGCGGCAAGCTGCACGGCCGCAGCGGCAGTTTCGTGCTGGTGCACCGCGCGCTGATGGTCGACGGCACGCCGCAGGAGTGGAGCGTGGCGGTGGTGCCCGGCTCCGGCACGGGCGAGCTGGCCGGCCTGGACGGCGCGATGACGATCACCCTCGCCGGCGCCAAGCACAGTTACAATCTGAGCTACACCCTGCCAGGCCACTGCACGGCCTGA
- a CDS encoding protoglobin domain-containing protein — protein MKETHAIPGYTFGTGAIARSPVTLGDFELMKKSILFDDEDVKYLRLSRGIVADQVEAILDVWYGFVGSQPHLLASFTGRADGKPLGDYLGAVRKRFGQWILDTAAAEYDQRWLDYQHEIGLRHHRAKKNRTDGAASTAIVPFRDLFALIYPVTFTLRPFLASKGHTADEVEKMYAAWLKSCLLQMTLWTYPYVKDGDF, from the coding sequence ATGAAAGAAACCCATGCCATTCCCGGATACACCTTCGGCACCGGTGCGATCGCGCGTTCACCGGTGACGCTCGGCGACTTCGAGCTGATGAAGAAGAGCATCCTGTTCGACGACGAGGACGTCAAGTATCTGCGCCTTTCGCGCGGCATCGTGGCGGATCAGGTCGAGGCGATCCTCGACGTCTGGTACGGCTTCGTCGGTTCGCAGCCGCACCTGCTGGCGTCCTTCACCGGCCGGGCCGACGGCAAGCCGCTGGGCGATTATCTCGGCGCCGTGCGCAAGCGCTTCGGCCAATGGATCCTCGACACGGCCGCCGCCGAGTATGACCAGCGCTGGCTCGACTACCAGCACGAGATCGGCCTGCGCCACCACCGCGCAAAGAAGAACCGCACCGACGGCGCCGCCTCGACCGCCATCGTGCCGTTCCGCGACCTGTTTGCGCTGATCTACCCGGTGACGTTCACGCTCAGGCCGTTCCTCGCCAGCAAGGGACACACCGCCGACGAAGTGGAGAAGATGTACGCTGCGTGGCTGAAGTCGTGCCTGCTGCAGATGACGCTGTGGACCTACCCGTACGTCAAGGACGGAGATTTCTGA
- a CDS encoding YciI family protein: MIRINENCGLQPSEQLMSDMGKLLEEVTQAGVMLDTAGLRPTSEGVRVRLSHGKISVVDGPFTEAKEVIGGYAVMETKSMEEAIHWTERFLKVHGDEWDITCEVRQLETHPSS, encoded by the coding sequence ATGATCAGGATCAACGAGAACTGCGGACTGCAGCCCAGCGAGCAGCTGATGAGCGATATGGGCAAGCTGCTGGAAGAAGTGACCCAAGCCGGGGTCATGCTCGACACCGCGGGGCTCAGGCCGACTTCGGAAGGCGTCCGCGTGCGGCTTTCGCACGGCAAGATCAGCGTAGTCGATGGTCCGTTCACCGAAGCGAAGGAAGTGATCGGCGGTTACGCGGTGATGGAGACGAAGTCGATGGAAGAGGCGATCCACTGGACCGAGCGCTTTCTGAAAGTCCACGGCGACGAGTGGGACATCACGTGCGAAGTACGTCAGCTGGAGACACATCCCTCGAGTTGA
- a CDS encoding DUF899 family protein: MSPAPTLVPAAELAARNPMRFPNEGDGYRRARTALLAEEIELRRHVERVAELRRALPPGGEVTGDYRFRGEHGPVDFAGLFGDRQTLVVYSYMFGPQRARPCPMCTSLLGAWDGEARDVAQCVALAVVARSPIERLVAFKNERGWRDLRLYSDVDGAYSRDYFAVDPDGGDGDQAAFNVFTRRDGTIRHFWSGEMGFESADPGQDPRGAPDLMPLWTILDCTPEGRGTDWYPKLDYPT, from the coding sequence ATGAGCCCTGCCCCCACCCTTGTGCCCGCCGCCGAGCTCGCTGCGCGCAACCCCATGCGCTTCCCCAACGAAGGTGATGGCTACCGCCGCGCGCGCACCGCCTTGCTGGCCGAGGAGATCGAGCTGCGCCGGCACGTCGAGCGTGTCGCCGAGCTGCGCCGCGCACTGCCGCCCGGCGGCGAGGTGACCGGCGACTACCGCTTCCGCGGCGAACACGGGCCGGTCGATTTCGCCGGCCTGTTCGGCGACAGGCAGACCCTGGTGGTCTACAGCTACATGTTCGGCCCGCAGCGCGCGCGGCCCTGCCCGATGTGCACCTCGCTGCTGGGCGCGTGGGACGGCGAGGCGCGCGACGTGGCCCAGTGCGTGGCGCTGGCCGTGGTGGCGCGTTCGCCGATCGAGCGCCTGGTCGCGTTCAAGAACGAACGCGGCTGGCGCGACCTGCGGCTGTACTCGGATGTCGACGGCGCCTACAGCCGCGACTACTTCGCCGTCGACCCGGACGGCGGCGACGGCGACCAGGCTGCCTTCAACGTGTTCACCCGCCGTGACGGCACGATCCGCCACTTCTGGAGCGGCGAGATGGGCTTCGAGAGCGCCGACCCCGGCCAGGACCCGCGCGGCGCGCCGGACCTGATGCCGTTGTGGACCATCCTGGACTGCACGCCGGAAGGCCGCGGCACGGACTGGTACCCGAAGCTCGACTACCCGACCTGA
- a CDS encoding glutathione S-transferase family protein, with protein MSSTGLTLYASRAGFGLPDTSPFVLKTEVQLKMAGLAYGCVSTIPPQAPNGKLPFIDDHGEVVGDSTFIRAHIERRYGVDLDAGLDARQRAQAWAIERLLEDHLYFAMVWFRWIDPDSFAKGPAHFVDDAPEAQRAPLRRDMQARKFAELHAQGLGRHAPGKIAELGTRSIDALAELLGNRPYFMGASASAVDATAFGMLACTATPFFDTPLRRAVEAQPNLVAYVARMMQRFYPEHAWG; from the coding sequence ATGTCGTCAACCGGCCTCACCCTGTACGCCAGCCGCGCCGGCTTCGGCCTGCCCGACACCAGCCCGTTCGTGCTCAAGACCGAGGTGCAGCTGAAGATGGCCGGGTTGGCCTACGGCTGCGTCTCGACGATTCCGCCGCAGGCGCCGAACGGCAAGCTGCCCTTCATCGACGACCATGGCGAGGTGGTCGGCGATTCCACTTTCATCCGTGCGCACATCGAGCGCAGGTACGGCGTGGACCTGGATGCCGGGCTGGACGCGCGGCAGCGGGCGCAGGCCTGGGCGATCGAACGCCTGCTGGAGGATCACCTGTACTTCGCGATGGTCTGGTTCCGCTGGATCGATCCGGACAGCTTCGCCAAGGGGCCGGCGCACTTCGTCGACGATGCGCCCGAGGCGCAGCGGGCGCCATTGCGCCGCGACATGCAGGCACGCAAGTTCGCCGAACTGCACGCGCAGGGGCTGGGCCGGCATGCGCCGGGAAAGATCGCCGAACTGGGCACGCGCTCGATCGACGCGCTGGCCGAACTGCTCGGCAACAGGCCGTACTTCATGGGGGCATCGGCCAGTGCCGTGGACGCCACCGCCTTCGGCATGCTCGCCTGCACCGCCACGCCGTTCTTCGACACGCCGCTGCGCCGGGCGGTGGAAGCGCAGCCGAACCTGGTGGCCTATGTCGCGCGGATGATGCAGCGCTTCTACCCCGAACATGCCTGGGGCTGA
- a CDS encoding YciI family protein, whose product MLPADHPERRITMQYLLMLYAEEGGWARMSPAEQEQGVAAYGAYTQALKTAGALVGSNRLQGTTTATTVRVASGKSQVLDGPYADSKEQLAGYYLIDVADLDAALAWAARCPAASHGIVEVRPIWSM is encoded by the coding sequence ATGCTGCCCGCCGATCACCCGGAACGGAGAATCACGATGCAATATCTACTGATGCTGTATGCGGAGGAAGGCGGCTGGGCGCGCATGTCGCCGGCCGAACAGGAGCAAGGTGTCGCGGCTTACGGGGCCTATACGCAGGCGTTGAAGACGGCGGGCGCGCTGGTCGGCTCGAACCGCCTGCAGGGCACGACGACCGCGACCACCGTGCGCGTGGCGAGCGGCAAGTCGCAGGTGCTGGACGGCCCCTATGCGGACTCCAAGGAGCAACTGGCCGGCTACTACCTCATCGACGTCGCCGATCTGGATGCCGCGCTCGCCTGGGCGGCGCGCTGCCCGGCCGCGAGTCACGGCATTGTCGAAGTGCGGCCGATCTGGAGCATGTAG
- a CDS encoding alkyl hydroperoxide reductase, whose amino-acid sequence MKPEAAPEWRTSAWLNTPEPLSVAHFRGRVVLLHAFQMLCPGCVAHGIPQAQRVAKLFEGAPLAVVGLHTVFEHHAAMGPESLRAFLHEYRVGFPVGIDAPGPDGDPIPRTMRAYAMQGTPTAILIDAQGRLRNQVFGQYDDLLLGAEIGALLVEAGQQRLEATGVASAAGHCADGRCEADAGASGQNPLS is encoded by the coding sequence ATGAAACCCGAAGCGGCTCCCGAGTGGCGCACCAGCGCCTGGCTGAACACTCCCGAGCCGCTGAGCGTGGCCCACTTTCGCGGGCGCGTGGTACTGCTGCACGCCTTCCAGATGCTCTGCCCGGGCTGCGTGGCGCACGGCATCCCGCAGGCGCAACGCGTGGCGAAGCTGTTCGAGGGTGCGCCGCTGGCGGTGGTCGGCCTGCACACGGTGTTCGAGCATCATGCGGCGATGGGGCCGGAGTCGTTGCGCGCGTTCCTGCACGAGTATCGCGTGGGCTTCCCGGTCGGCATCGACGCGCCCGGCCCGGACGGCGATCCGATTCCGCGCACCATGCGCGCCTACGCCATGCAGGGCACGCCGACCGCGATCCTGATCGACGCGCAGGGGCGCCTGCGCAACCAGGTGTTCGGCCAGTACGACGACCTGCTGCTCGGCGCGGAGATCGGCGCGCTGCTGGTCGAGGCGGGGCAGCAACGCCTCGAGGCGACGGGCGTTGCGTCGGCGGCGGGGCATTGCGCCGATGGCCGTTGCGAGGCGGATGCCGGGGCATCAGGGCAGAACCCGCTTTCGTAG